The window CCCGGGCTCTCCCTCCACTCGCCCGCCAGCCCGCCGTCCCCCGGGCAAAGAGCCTCCTGGTCCCTCTCAGGGCCTTTCGCCCCGGGACCCCGTCCCCCCATGGAGCCGCCGCCCACCCTGCACGCGGTGAAGCTCTACGTCTACGACCTGTCCAAGGGCATGGCCCGGCGCCTCAGCCCCCTCATGCTGGGTAAGGCCGGGGGCTGGCCCGGGGCAGGGTcggtggggtgaggagggttgGGACGGGGCGGGGCCTGCGAGGCCGTGGGATGGGGGGAGCGCTAGGCCGGGCCGTTGTGCGGAGCATTGTGCCGGGTCCTGCCCCCGGCGGTCTCCCCCCTTTGCTGCCCTGGAGGCAAGTCACTCCTGGGAGTCGGACGCTGGGGCGGCTTCCCAAGGTGCAAAGTAACCTGTGTCCCGCCAGCGTGCTGGCaactgcagagccccccagcaaACACACCCTGCGTCCCGAGGGCACAAAGGCTCCTTCGCAGTGACTGTACCGTGGTGAAGTGGAGCTGTGGCCCTTTATCTAAGAGAAAAGAGATTTTTCAAGGCAGCATGGATACACTTTTCCGTTTTACACGGTACAGTACGGCTCACAGATGAGTGCAACACTGGTGATAAAATCACATTAGGGTGGGACTGATCCTGTTTTGGAATATGCTAAAATAGATACCTGTTTCAAGCAGTTTATAAAGATCTGTGGTAGTACTGAATGCTACCATGGGCAGCGATCCAGTGTCAAATGCTACACTGTGTGACACTTGTGCGTCTAAAGAGCAATTCCTGGAAGTGTATGAATTTATTACCACTCACTCACAAGAGATATTAGATCTTTCTCTCTAGGATCTTAATGGGTGAACTTTATGAGTAAGGGAGGTGCAGGCCCTTTGCTAATTGGTTGAAATGCTCTATTACCAACTTTAATGTGGCAGATTTAATCATAACTTGGCTGATGAGTGAGGTCAAACTTTTGGAAGGATTTTGTCTTGGATCAGATAGCTTGTAACCACCTTGCTGACACCCAAGATGTACCATCACTATTTTCTTCTGGGTATGGTGGATTGAGGGGCATTAGTAAAAGTAATTATTTCTTACATTTTGGTATTTCCACACATATTTTATCTTCAGTTTTAAGATTGACTGTTATGCGGATTACTTCGTCCTTGTGGAATATGCCAAATGGTAGATCTGTTACATGAGCTCTCCACTAAGAAATTTCTCTGTTTTAGGCACTGGTAATTAGACAAATTTTTTTGAGGGCCAGAAAGCATTTCCTGGAAGGGTTTGAAAAGATGTACAGGGTGGGTATCTGGTACCAGGAAGGAACTGAACATTGGCTGGGATTATGGAACTGATCCTGTCTTTTGTAGTTTCCTTTCTGAAATGTCCATGTACTTTGAGGTTGCAAAAATACTTGTTGACCATGAGACAGAACTTTGAAGTATATTGACTTTCTATCCTGGTAGCAATCTATTTTAGGACCCTATACAATACAGCTGGATAAGATCTGTCAGATGTCATAGCTCTGTATGAAGGGGGATTGTGTTTTATTCCTTTGtctgaaactgtttttttttttttaaatggggctaTGGGAGATCATTTCAGTCTTCCCTGGGTATGAGTGGAAAACTGGTTCTTGACCATAATGACTTTCCTTATAAGAGAGACTGAATGAGGACAAAGCTTTTCACTCATTGCAATGTCACTCATCTCTAATAGGTTGATGCTGTACTGTGACTCGTGATAAGGCCATACACCCTCGACTGACTGTGGTGGATACTAGGCCATGTATCCTACCAATCTGGCTACAATAGTTTATGCATATCACTGTCAACTCTCTTTCCAAGAACTTGTCCTTTGTCAACTGACTGATCAAAAGTTTGATGACTTTGAGGAATTGTGTCTCTTGTGTATGGTTTCTGAAGTGTGAAGTGGCCTTGTAGGAAGAGGAAGACCTGTACCTGTCTGCCCCATGTCAGACTAACAGTATATATCAGCCTTCCTAGCCATCTCAGTAGATGGCCCTATGGACTGTGAACTGCTGGCAGTAACTTCATCTGCCTGTCCTGAGAGAAAGATGTTGTGCTTTcctgtggctttttaaaaataaaaatgaaagcctGAATTATACTCAGCATAAAGGCCCATATATGCTAACAGTGAGTTTGTGAGTTTGAGAAGAAAACATTCCTGTTGAGACCCAAAGTGATTAATTCCGTGTAtgacagatagacagacagaatTGGCAGCTTTGAGAGGTGTGCATTCCACTATCCCACCCCTGCTGGATAATTTCAAAATAATTACACATACTTATTTCTCCCTTCAGGCTCTTTTCCATTGTACTGGCAAGGGTGTAACTTTCTCTTGTAATAGTTTTAGTGACTAAATTTTATTTTGGGCTGGAGGGGAAATATCAGTATGACTCTAAAGCCTGGTTTACACACAAATTTGCAATTATTTAACTAAATGTGAGAAAGTTTAACTAAATCAGCTTTAGCCATGCTTCTTCTGGAATAAGGGTCCATCCACAGGTTTGTACTGAAAACTAAACTAATGTTCATTCACATCTTTTGTTATTACAATGCAAATTCATATGCAGACCAAACCAAAGCATTCTAGTTCTGGTATGACATAAGATTCCAGTCTTAGTATTTTGCTGCTTTATGAGTTCCTGAATGATACATTTAACACTTattctttatttactttttttctgAATGATAATAAGTATGCTATGATTTTTACAATACCCAATAATTGCAAAATAATGTACTTGAAAAACAGTTTATAGGAGTctgcagaaaaaaagagaaaatcacaAATTGGATCAGAGTCCACAGTTGTGTGGGAAATACTGATTGCTAGTGATGGTTAATAACCAGCTGAGATTGGGCAACTTGTCATGAGTTCCTGGAATAATGACCACTAGGCTTGCTTTGTCACAGTGACAAGGCAAACTTCAGAATATTTGGGATCATACGAATTGGGTGATTGGATTGTCCCAAAGATAGATCTTGGTTTTTACTCTTTGTGTGACAGTAAATCTCTAGTGTGGGCTCTCCATTGCCATATCTGACCTCAGTGGTTTTCCACAGATCTCCCCAATGTAGGTAGATGGGAAAAGTACCTTCTTTCCCCAAATACATCTCATTCCCTTTTAAGTGGCTACAAAAGCAGTTTGGCACTACTCCATAGATTGGCTTTATATGAGGATCTCATGCAGCCGATAGCTTGTTCCTTttggagctgagagcagttcaGATGTGGGACTCTTGAGCTTCATGGAATACAAAAATTAGACAGGGAAATAATGTATTAGATTATTTAGTTCTAAACCCTCATCATCCCTAGCCAGTCTAGAATTACTCCTTACAGTATCATCATCTTTGCTTTACTCAGTTTAGCTCTAACAATGTGACTCTTTCTTTAGTATGATAATTCCTCACAATGCCACCTTCTTAAAATacaaatgcatttaaaataaagattggaAAGGAAGGTGACAAATATAGGACCAAAAGAGTCTTAAGGTGTTTTAGAGGAGGGGAGAATGAAATGAGATGTGTATCAAAGGGAAGCAGTTTCCACATCATAGGACCCACCACAGCAAAGGCATAATTGCCTGCCAATTTCAGATAGGCTAGAGGAATCCTGAAGTAGTAATGGATATTGTGTTAAAATGTGCCAGTACGAAGCTCAAGGATCAGTCCTCTCCCTCAAATACTTGTAGAAAGTTCTATAAGGTAACTTCACAATGATCATCACCACAGTAGCTGAATGCTGAACTTGGACAATTCTAGATTTCAATAGCATTGTCGAAACAGATGTTATAGTGACTTGATCATGTCCTTTGGCCACATATAGTTTTCCTTCCATCCCCCTAATCCATTTTCTGGTGTTACTCTTCTGTGAATTTCCTTCCAATCTACCAGACATCTTTCTGATTATTGAGGTAGGCACTACTGAATACTGTAGTCTCTACTGCATCTAGGGATTATCACCTTCCTTATCTGTGATGTCATATGCGTAATCCAAAACTGCAATGGCATTTATCTAACTTGCTCTACCTTTCAGCCTTTGGGATGTGCTTTGACTACTTTAGCATGTCCAGCTAAACTAGCtttaaaacagtaaaataataaatacacctctacctcaatataattcTGTTCTTGGGAGCATTATatgtgaaactgtgttatattgaacttgctttgatccaccggagtgcgcagccctgcccccccaagcactgctttatATCCAAATTTATGTTATATCGAGTtgtgttatatcggagtagaggtgtattcacCAATGGGAAAGCAGTGGAAGTTCCATTCTTAGGATGTTTGGTCTTATTCttccaggagggggtgggggcaaacgAGAACTGGAAGCTGATTGTGGACAAGCTACCCTAATATTAAGAGAGATTCATGGTGAGGATTAATGTACGCACCACTGTGCGAATCAATCAATTAGGAATATATTTGTTAGAACAGTTCTTGATGGAATATTCAATCAGCACTACCATCCTTCCCACCCCACTAGCCCATAAAGACTCTGAGAGCAGGTGATAACTGTTACTTGAATTATCGCCTGCCTTTTTCCTTCTATCCCCCATCCAGCGCCTCATGATTTAAATGAGATCACAGGATGGTTCCAGAGCAAGACTGAATCAGCTTTGCCCCAAAGCATCTGCTAAAGAGGATTGGTTGACAATGAAATACTCTACCCTTCCACCATACACCCTATCTCTGCacactcccagccacctctgggaaTGAGACTCAGATGCAGACTCAGTGAAACTGCAGCACAGTGCCAACAAAGCAAGGCAATATTCTTTCAGAAATGAGGTGGCATCCTAAGCGACTAAAAATGCTAAATTTAATAGCACCTTATTTCCCTGCTACCCAGCTGAGGGAACAGGTGTTGCTCTCACTTTTGTGCCAGTGCAGGCACCAGTTTTGCATCCCAGTCAGAGTATTTGGTATCCTGAGTAATAGCTGTCTCCTTATATAATCTCTTCATGCATCACTAGTACACTGTTCTTGGATTTGATTAATCCCGGTCCATCTACAAACTCCACTTTTATTTGGGATTAAAAACCTGCACATGCATACACTCCATCCCCTAACTCTCTAGATTAATAAATTAACTGTGCCAACAAGATGGATGATTCACAGCCATCTAATCTTCCCACTGTGTGGCCTTCTGGATAAACCCAGGCATGGAAGTAATCTGGTTTGATTGGATTCTAAAATTATACAGGCTCAGTTTCTAGTCTAAAAGTGACCTTGTATCCTAACTATGAACCTGTGTCCTAACTTAGTCACAGAACAAGTAAATAAAGTCTAGTAATTCTTCCTCTGTCCCCCAATTAATTGTGGGAATTTGAATTGTTTCTCATGAGCTTTAACCTATTTTCTTGCTCCTATAAATAGTGTTTAGGTTGGCAAGATAACTATTTGAAacagaaatcttttaaaaaaattaaagtaacaaaaaaaaccaccaccctaTGTAGGCTCCCAAATCTCTtatgctctgattcagcaaagtatatAAATATGTGATTATTGGGACTACTTgcatgcttaaagataagcatatgcttaagtatcTTGATGAATCAAGGCCTAAAGGCTATCAAATACCTTAGTCCTAAATTTTAGTAAATTTTGTAAAAAGCAACTTAAAATTTCTTGATCTTATGTTGATATTCCCCTACAGTATTGGGAATCCAAGCACAACTTCTCTTTACTAACAAATTATAATCAGTAAGTGGAACTGTCCAGTAGAGCTTCACTGTCTATGATGAATGAAgtacaaaaactaacagcagaaATAGTGAAGAGaccttgattttaaaaacatttccaaTTTAGGAATCTTAGGCGTTCGCACATGTAAAGGAATGCTTTAAAACACAATTTATCTTGACATCCTCCCTGTTTAATAGAATATATTTTTAGAGAGAATTACCATAGAAAATCAAATTTTAGAAAACTAGTTCCTTCCTCTCCAACCTGTTGCCAGGATTCTGTCTCTATAAACTAGCAGCTGAAGTTTATTTTATCTTTACTGCTTAGACAGAGTCATCACCTGTTGCTGGAGAAAACACTGAATTCTGAACTATATTCTTGACATCATTAATGAAGGAGAAAGCTATTTTCACATTTAgtttcaagatgtaaatatttgaAACTTTTTAATCTACCctaatcctgtttttaaaaagccctacaGGTTATCTTTTCAAGGGAGACACTATTGGGTTCTCTttcaaataaattattatttatattctaatACTGCATATAGGGGTCCAGCTTTGTTAGGTGATGTACAAATACATGAGAATAGACACTGTATGTATAATTCTCCATTGTCCATTCTCCAATTCCTCTTACGCAGATTCAAGTCAATTTCCATGTATTGTTTTTTTAGTCACTTTCTAATTAGTTTAGTGTCATGAGGCAGATTTCCATGTTTCTAAATAAGCTGAAACCAAAGTGGCTTTTTTCGTTTCATCTTTTGAATTCAGTGATCTTTGCAACAAGTCTTTAACTGTTGCTGCTGGCTGAAGTCGCAAAATGGATAAGGTGGTAGATTAAAAACAACAGATTTGGTAGGTTATAATTTTAAAGCCTATTTAAATTTCAGTCCCatactttatttttaagaagaGATACTGAGAATGAGCTACAGAGCCGTCACTTCTAGGTCACCAGTTCCACTTCTAGGTCACCAGTTCCAATCTGGCTGTTTATCAGTAGTGACTGAAAAGGAAATTCATTATTATATGATggctgtataatggactatgtgaaATTGGTATTAGTAGTATACCTGGTACTGACTGAGCATCTTTGTTGTTAAGCTTAGAGGCCAAGCACTGACTGGGCCACTGAAGTGGTGCTCTCTTCTTCCCCCTAGAAGTGGGTCCATTCAGGGTTAGGATGATGTATGTTGGCAGAGAAGTCTAGCACTACCAATTCCTTATGCAAGTAAACAGAGAAATTAAGTCACCAGTGCAGATAGcgtggcaacctttggcatgcggcctgccagggtaagcctcctggcgggccgggctggtttgtttacctgccgcgtctgcaggtttggctgttcgcagttcccactggccacggttcgccgtttCAGGCCAATAGGGACTGCGGGAAGTCTTGCAGGATGAGGCATGTGCTGGTAGCCGCATCCCGCAGCCCCCTTTGGCCTGAAATGGCgaatcgtggccagtgggagctgcagtcggccaaacctgtgggtgcggcaggtaaacaaactagccccggcccgccaggggattTACTCTGGTgggccgtgtgccagaggttgccaatccctgctttggaacaatggctctcaacctttccagactactgtactcctttcagaagtctgatttgtcttgcgtacccctacgtttcacctcacttaaactacttgcttacaaaatcaaacataaaagtgtcacagccacactattactgaaaaagtgtTTACTTTAccatttttaccacataattataaaataaatcaattggaatataaatattgtacttacatttctgtgtatagtatatagagcagtataaacaagtcattgtctgtatgaaattttacttttactgactttgctagtgctttttatgtagcctgttataaaattaggcaaacatctagatgagttgatgtaccccctggaagacctgtgTGTATCCGCCGGGGTACATGTAGGCTgtattgagaaccactgctttagaaagATACACCTTTGGCATTAAGTTTGCAGCTTGGGGCTAAGGCAAGATGTGGTAATAGGTGAGAGATGCATAGGTGAGTGACAGCAAGTAGACTGAACTGTGTAAAGGAAGTTGCCGATgactctctccttctctctacATACAGGGAAACAGCTGGATGGGATCTGGTAAGTGACTAGATATAACTGGTATAAATGTGTGTTAGACATTGGGTAGCATTTCCAGTATGacattataaatattttagatCTGAAGGAACACATTGGTACTGAACAGAGATTGAGGTACTTTCTGAATGTTCTTAGAGTTACTAGAAGGAAGATTGATAGCATTGAATTAGGCACTGTGCAAATCTCCTTTCAGTTCTTGTCAATGGACCTCAATACCAACAGTAATTTATTATTACATAttttattgcagtagcacccaaaATGTACTGGTCATTTTTCAAACACGGGATACTGTCTCTATCCCAAACAACTTAGCTTCTGATTGTAGACATGACTTAACATGAGAGCACCAAGAGCAGGTGAAAATAGGAGAATTGAAGACAAAGGTTACAAAAATAACACCATATGGTTACTTAGTAGCCATATGTACATTTTGTTAGAAAAATATGTTCTCCAATAGATAAAGCACCATCATGCCCAACTCACCAAAGTCTCCATCCAGGATTACGAGCCCTTTGGCCAACGTCTTCCATCCTCCCTCACCAGTCAACCACCCTGTCCTCCCTCATCCAACTATCCCACTCACTGTTCAACTCTTTTCCAGTCCCAATCATCCAGCCATTGTCCATATGGTGAATTCATGCCCCAAACTTTCCCAGGTTTCTAACTGCCCATGAGAGAAGTTTTGTCCTTCAGTGCATATGGCTGGAAAAGGAAAGCTGTTGGGGGTGGTTCTCCCACCTTTTCCGGTGTCTTACATATCATGGTGATCCTGGCTGAGCCATTCGCTCCCACCTGCAGTGTAGCATGAGGCTTGCTAATCAGTATGACCATTTTTCTTCTGGTTAGTGTCCTAGCAGACGACATTCCTACTCATAGAAAGGTCTCAGTCTTTTCTTGACTTTAAGTTATTTGCCTCAATAATATCTTTAGAACTGTAGTACATGTTGCCTGTCTTTCATCCACTCATATGAGTGGTTTATATGCTGGCTTAaacatttcctcctcctctttcataTGGCTTCCCTTTCATGTCTCCTTGCTCTCCCTCAACAGGCACACCTCCATAATTGTCCATAAGGATGAGTTCTTCTATGGCAGTGATGGGATTTCCAGCTGTGCCCCTGTAAGTTCAGCTTTCTTGGGACTTTTTCCTAGTTCTACTCTTTTCTCTTCCCATATTGGTTTCTTGATAATTAATTTCTCTAATCAGGAGTGTCCTGTGTTTGCCCTTTAGGAAAAGTATATAAGTGTATTTAGTCTTAAGAGATTGCAAGATTCAGCCAGGTGAGGTGCTAAGGGTCAGGATGGCTGGTCAGCTGGGGAAAAGGGACCCTGCACAACGGGTTTGGTCCCAACCACAAGTTAAGGTTTACATCAGCCAGAGTTCAAAACAAACTATGGGGCTTCCTGTGCTCAGCATTCTGAAAAGAAAGAAGCTTCCTGCAGCTCAGCCACCCCTCGGCTGCCTTGGTTGGCACTAAATGGATGAATTTTATAGTTAGACCTTGGTGATTCACGGTATTTAAAATGCGCACATATTGACTACCTTGATATCCTCTCCATTTGGCCCAAAGTTCACCCTCTGAAAGCACTTTAAAACACAGGTCTGCCACACAGTTCTGGAACAGCATGGAGAACACAGCAGCAAGTTGCAAAATAAGCCACATGAAGTGTCTTGTTCCTCTCATTCTCTAACTGGGGAGAGCTGAGGACAGAATAGTTTGCTCTGAATCTGATACTGTAAGCCCCTTTCCCTGCTCCTGGGCAAACCATGATAGTTTGTTTATGTCAGCAGCATTCTGGACTGCAGGAATCCCCACCCCTTGGAGTGCTCCATCAGAATCCATTCTGTCCATTTAGCATCTTCTTTTGCTTGTGCATTTCACAGGGAGGGACGTTGCTTGGGCCCCCAGACTCAGTTGTAGACCTGGGAAGCACGGAAGTTACAGAAGAAATTTTCCTGGAATACTTGTCCTCACTGGGAGAATCCATGTTCCGGTGAGTTATagcttttatttgatttttaacatttctttgccaaaaataagaaaattggggtgggggccccagggcctgTCTCACTAACACAAAGCTTCATCTGCCCCTAGTATGCTGTTTAGTACTAACCAGATAATAAGTAATAATGGGGCTAGAACTGGCACATGATCAACTGCAAGCTATGTAACACTTGGGTGGACTCAGGCCTTGATCAAGGCTGGAAAAGAATTCTGTCAGGATGCCTGCAACACTGGATCTTGAGCCCACATTGAATACTGACAGCAAACAGGGTTTTGCCTGGTGTGTATTGGATGAGAGACCTTTATGTAAGACCTACATGATGGAGGAAATAGTGTTCGTTCAATAGGGACACTTTACCATGAGAGCCAGTATTGAAACACTGTCCCCTCTTTCAGATGATATGTAAAACCAAGATTCTGATTTCCTGTGTTCATTAGAAAACCAAGGGCACTTCTCACAAAAGCAAATTAACAATAATACTTAGTGTCCCAGTGAAATTCCAGCCTCAGTAATTACTTGCATCTACTATTTTTTCTGTAATTTCAAGTGAAGAAGTTGGTACTCATTTCTCCTCCAGAAGGCTCTTGTGTAGTGTCAGTAATGCAGAATGGCTGCCACGTTCCACCCCCAACACAGCTGAGTTTTGGGGAGAGAGCGGATTTGTGTGTGTTGTCTAAATCAGGTTAGGGTCCTTTAGGATGAATGATGCTGATGTAATTGATTATTGGTTTGAGTTCCTTTTCTTATGGTATTTATTGCTGACTCTCTCTTCTCTGCTTGAACTCCTCTTGGGCACAGAGGAGAGTCTTATAACCTCTTTGAACATAACTGCAACACCTTCAGTAACGAAGTGGCGCAGTTCCTCACAGGAAGAAAAATCCCTTCCTACATCACTGACCTTCCGTCCGAAGTCCTTTCCACGTGAGTACAATCTTCTCTGTTTCTATCTGTATTATGTTGCTTCATGCTGATGTCTGGATATTTGCTGCCACATCTGGTAAGCCCTAGGTGGGGACTGGTACCTGCTGTACCTCTTGAGATCAGGAAGAGGTTGCCACTTCGTTTATTTGGGCCTTTATATGCAATGACAGTCTCCACACCATGACTGGCCCTGTCATGATGAG of the Gopherus flavomarginatus isolate rGopFla2 chromosome 1, rGopFla2.mat.asm, whole genome shotgun sequence genome contains:
- the DESI1 gene encoding desumoylating isopeptidase 1 produces the protein MEPPPTLHAVKLYVYDLSKGMARRLSPLMLGKQLDGIWHTSIIVHKDEFFYGSDGISSCAPGGTLLGPPDSVVDLGSTEVTEEIFLEYLSSLGESMFRGESYNLFEHNCNTFSNEVAQFLTGRKIPSYITDLPSEVLSTPFGQALRPLLDSIQIQPPGGNTFRRHNGQS